Genomic DNA from Jejubacter calystegiae:
GGCGCTTCTGGGCGCGCTAAGCGGCAGCCTGCATCAGGCGCTGGGCGACGAAAAACAGCGCGATGCCGCCATCGTCACCTTTTTGATTGTGGCGTCCGGGGTCACGCTGTGGGGCGTCGGCTCCGCCTTCTGGGGATTGGTCGGCGGCGGTCTGTGCCATGCCGTACTGTCAGCGACCCGCCGCCCGTAGCCGAGACGGCGTGGCGCCAAAGGCCGCGCGAAAGCGGTTACTAAAATGGCTGGCGGAACTGAATCCGCAGCCCAGGGCTACCTCCGTTAATGGCAGGCGGCTGTGACGCACCAGCTGTTCGGCCCGCAGCAGGCGGCGCTGCATCACATAGCGGTGCGGCGCCATCCCCATCGAACGGCTGAACATACGTGCAAAGTGGAACTCGCTGAGATCCGCTTCCCGGGCCAGCATCGCCAGGGTAATGGCGTCTCCCAAATGCGTTTCGATCCACGCTTCCACCCGGCGTAGTACCACCGGGGCCAGCCCGCCGGTCACCGTAGGCAGGCGCCAGCGTACCGTACTGTAGTGCTGCACCAGATGAATCAGCAATAAGGTCGCTGCGCTACTGAACTGTAGCTGGTTAGCCTGCTGGCGCCAGTCGCAGCTTAGCAGCAGATGGCGGTACATCCAGGCGATACGCTCATCTTCGGCAAAGGTCTTCTCTTCCAGGCTGAGCTGCGCCGGGCCGCGATCCCAGACCTGCTCGGCCACCGCCCGCAGATGCCAGTCGGTACAGTAGAGATGGACAAAAGAGAGATCGCCACGCACGTCCCAGGTATATTCGCTCTGCTCCGGCATCAGGCAGAAACGCCCCGGTCCACCGCCGTTGCGCCAGCCGCCAGGCACCTTAAGCCAGGTTTCATAACCGTCCGCCACATACAGACTCAACGTGTGGTGATCGGAACGCTGGGTGATGGTGTCCTTATTGTTGAACCAGGATGCAAGCTGAATACCAGAGCCCAACACCAGGCTATCGCGCAGCTGCGCCCGGTGTGCGCTGAGCGTGTTAAAGGTGTGGTAATGCGATGGCATAAGCGAACTTCATGCGGATAAAGAATGTCCGCAGTGTACCCGAGCAGGCGCAGGCCCCGCCAGATTCGGCAACAGAAAAGCGCAAGATGCTGCAAGTCACCGCAGTCTGATGCAGGCGCAGCAGTCACGCCAGCACGATACTGGGGCCACCTTTACCATGACGGGATGAGATTCATGCCTTTTATTCTTTACGCCCTGGTGGTCGCCATCTGGGGCACCACCTGGATAGCCATTGTCATGCAGCTCGGAACGGCGCCGATCGCCGTCTCCATCTTCTGGCGTTTCGCCATCGCGGCGCTGGTGATGACGCTTATCGCCAGGCTGTGCGGCCGTTTGCAGCGCCTGTCGTTGCGCGATCGGCTGTTTTGCCTGGCACAGGGCTGCTGCGTGTTCGGCTTTAACTTTCTCTGCTTCTACCACGCCGCCGAATGGATCAACAGCGGACTGGAATCGGTCATTTTTTCAATGGCGGTGCTGTTTAACGCAATTAACAGCTTCCTGTTTTTCAGGATTCGCCCGCCGGTCAGTTTCTTTCCGGCTGCGCTGCTGGGTGCTGCCGGTATCATACTACTGTTCTGGCGCGATCTGAGCGCGCCCCGTATTGAACCAGGGCTCTTTATCGGCATCGGGCTGAGCGCGCTGGGCACGCTGGGTTTTTCGCTGGGCAATATGATTAGTCTGCGCCACCAGCGGCGCGGGCTGGATATTCTGACCACCAATAGTCAGGCGATGCTGTATGGAGCGCTGGTGATGGGGTTACTGGCGTTAAGCCAGGGGGCGAACTTTATGCCGCCGCTGTCGGCACGCTATCTGGGCTCCCTGCTCTATCTGGCGCTGTTTGGTTCGGTTATCGCCTTTGGCGCTTACTTTACGCTGGTCAGCCGCATCGGCGCCGATCAGGCGGCTTACAGCATCCTGCTGTTTCCGCTGGTAGCGCTGGCTATTTCCACCCTCTACGAAGGCTACGTTTGGCACCCCAGCGCGGTTGCCGGTCTGCTGCTGATTCTGACCGGCAACCTGGTGATGTTCGCCCGGCCGGAGCGCCTGTTGTTCAGGCTCCGCGGCACGGCATAATGACTCAGGCGGCCGCCTGGCGCGGCCCCTGTGAATCCACCACCACAATACTCGGCAGCGCCAGCCGGATATCATTTTCCGCCAGTTGCTCAATTAACCGGATATTGATCTCCTGCTGAATATCCATATAGCGGTTATAGTCGGCGGTACTGACGATATGCACTACTTCGAAGCTCAGGCGATCGCTTTCAAACCCCAGCAGATGGGCGCGATCAAAGGTGGTTTCGCCCACATCGGTCACAATCTGCTTCACCATATCGCCAATTTGACGCAGTTTTTCCGGCGGCGTGGACAGTGAGACGCCAAAGGAAAAGACGATGCGTCGGGTCTGCATCCGCTTGTAGTTATGGATAATTTGCTGCAACAGAATGGCGTTGCCGCAGACAATTTGCTCGCCGCTCAGGCTGCGGATACGGGTGGTTTTCAGCCCGATATGCTCGATGGTACCGGCGACATCATTGAATACAATGAAGTCGCCAATCTCGAACGGCTTATCAAAACCGATAGAAAGCGAGGCGAACACATCGCTCAGTACGGTCTGCACCGCCAGCGCGATAGCGATACCGCCAACCCCCAGACTGGCAACCAGCGCGGTAATATCCACCCCGGCATTGGCCAGGATCGACAGCAGCATCATCGACCAGACGATCGCCCGCAGAATAACGCCCAGAATCACCAGGGTCACCGGATTCTTACGGGTGCCCGGGGTGTATATCACGTGATGCAGCCAGGACTGCACCGCCTGATCCAGCCAGATGGCGACCTGGAGCGCCAGCACCAGGAACCACGCATGGCTCAGGGTACTGCCAAGATTGGCCGGCAGTGAGACAAAGCGCAGACTGATCAGGAAGGCGACCACAAACATCAGCAGTTTGTTGGTCTTGTTCAGCACGTCGAACAGCAGATAGCGGTAGTCGCGGGCGGTGGTGCGCGACTCTCCCCAGGACTGAATGGTGCGGTGCACCAGGGCCAGCAGCCTGTTTATCAACCAGTAAACAATGAGCGTCACCAGTACCACGGTCGCCACGCCAATCCAGAACGATGTCGACATCAGCACCGGCAGTATATTTATCTTATCGATGAACGTCATCCGGCCTCCTTTGATGGTTGCAAAACGATCAAGTATAGCCGTTGCGTGCGGGAGAAGGACCGGGCTGGAAGCGCCCGGTACCGGCATATTAGCTAAAGAAGTCGACTTGTCCTCCCTCCAGACTGTACATCGCCCCAAGAATGACGATATCGCCTTTGTTTTCCATTTCGGACAATACCGGGCTACGGCGACGGATCTGTTCCATCGTCATCATCACGTGGGTGCGGGCTACGGCATCGACAAACCCCGGGCTGGCGATGCTCCGTTCACCTTCCCAGGGCGTGTTTTCTACCGCGGGCCGTATCGCCTGTACCAGGGCGGTCAGATGACCCAATTTAACGCCGTTAATGGCGCCTTTAATGGCGCCACATGAGGTGTGCCCCATGACCAGCAGCACTTTGGCGCCGGACACCGTACAGGCATACTCCAGGCTGCCCAAAATATCATCATTCTGGCCATTACCCGCGACTCTGGTGTTAAAGATTTCACCAATGCCGGTATCCAGCACAATTTCCGCCGGTACTCGCGAATCAATACAACTCAGAATCACCGTAGAGGGAAACTGACCGGCCTTGCTGGTACGTTGTTCATCCAGATAATCATGCTGCAACATTTTTCCCTGTCGGAATCGCAGATTGCCCTGCTTCAGGCCTTCTACGATTTCGGCAGGCGTCATCGCGTCGCGCTGTGTTTTCGTCATGGCTGCGGCAAAACTCAACTGCGGTGCGCTGAGCCCGGCAATACCGGTCACCGCCATGGCGGAAACCGCGGCACTGTGTTTAAAAAACTGACGACGGCTGGGATTAAGGGGGATTGGATAACGCATAAGCACTCTCCTTGGTCGATATGCGCCTTGCGTCACTGCAAGGCGTTGCACGATGTTACCGCGCGTCGGCGTGCCGGATTAAGCACGCCGCGCAGGAGAGCAAAAGAATGTGGTGAATATCACGCCAGTTATCAGATTTTTCTTGCAAACAGGGTGGCAAAACGCAGTTTAATCCGATTTCCGTTGGCATCGGTGCGGTGCAACTCGCCGACGTCTTCGTTATATTTCAGCAGCTCCCAGCCTTCGTAGTAACGGCTGAGTTCGCCCTGACGAAAGGCAAAAGGGAAGCCCACGGTGCAGGGGTAATCGTCGGTATCCATGGCCGCGACAATCAGGTTATAGCCACCGGGACGGGTAGCGGCCTGCATGCTGCCGATGAGCCCTGGAATGGTTTCCGGCGCCAGGAACATCATCACCACGGTGGAAAGTATAAAGTCGTACTCGCCATCAAAGGTCAGCCCGTTCAGATCGACAATGCTGGCGTTCAGGTTATCCAGCCCCTCTTCCTGAGCGATACGCTGGACGTTGGCAATGCTGGTCGGATTTTTATCCCAGGCGGTCACATCAAAGCCGCGCGCTGCCAGATAGAGGCTGTTGCGGCCATTGCCACAGCCCACGTCCAGCGTGCGGCCTGGGGTTAGCCACTGCATCGCCTCCAGCACTTCCGAGTGGGTGCGGGTCAGACCATATTTGTCGGTAAAATAGTTTTCATCACGCGGGGTCATGAGAGCTCCTTGTTGTAGCATGGTGCGGGATGCGGTTCACGAAGCAACAGTTTACCCTGGCACAGCAGGATTAGGGTCTGAACCATCAGCAGCCCGATAATCAGGTTAGAGAAGATAAACAGCGGTATCGCCAGCCAGTGGAATACGCCGTCCGGTTGTTCATGTCCCAGATGCAGCGCGGTGGTTGCCAGCGCCGACAGGCCGAATGAAAAGCTCCATAGCGAAGCGTTAAACGGCTGCGTCAGATACCAGGGCATCAGCCGTACCATAAACAGCAGCTGCAGCAGGCCGTAGCCAAACAGCATATGAGCAAAGATATCCCCTTTTCCACCGTTGACGCTTAGCCAGGCGCTACAGGCCACCAGCGCCGGCGCCATTTGAATTCCCAGCGAACTGCGCGCCGCGGGCGGCACTTCACCGGCGCTGCGCAGGCGCTGCAATATGGCAGGCTCCAGGCTCAGCCAAGAAAAAACGCCAGCCCCCAAAAACAGGCTGCCGGCCGCCGGCCAGCCGAGGGCGCCGCAGGCCATGGCGCTAATAAAGTTGCAGGCTACCGTCGGCAGATAGAGCCCGGGGGTGGTAGCTTCGGTGGGATGGGTACCGCGCCACAGACCGGCGCTCTGCCAGGCGGCGTAACCGAGCTGCGCCACCACACCCACCGCGAACAGCCCCAGCGCCAGCGGCCGCAGCCAGGGAACAACGCCGATCGCCACCAGCATAGTGGTGGCCGGAAACAGACTGACAAAGCTGCTCTTCAACGGATGGCGGATCTCTTCCAGTACGGTGCTGGTGTAACGCACCAGTCGCCAGAGAAAGCTCAGACTCAACAGCAGCCAGATGGCTATCCCCGAGGCGATCAGCCCATCGCTAATACGCGGTGACAGCGGCCAGATCGTGGCGGCATAGCGCCAGGCAAACCCCATACCCAGAATGCCCAACACCATACCAAAGTAACCGGCGGGCAGATTGAGGATCTGACGAGGTTCGGATGATTTCTGCATCTTGTTTAAGACATAAAATATATTTGAAATGCATTTTATGGGATTTGTCCGTCAAATACTATCCCGGCCAGATTTGCTACCTTTTAATCAGTGTTGCCGCCGATTCAATCCGGGAGCCCGCATGCAAAAATTTCGTCTGCTGGAACAAAAGCGCCCGTTCACCATTATGCAGGGTGACGTCAGATGTACGCTCTGGCTACGCCAGCTTGAAGCGATTACCGATTTTGCCGATGTCCGGGCCGGGCAGCGCGGTGGCTGGCTGGAAGAGGAAGAGCTACTAAGCCAGTCCGGCGACTGCTGGGTGTACAGTCAAAACAGCATTCTGTATGGCGGCGCCTGGGTCACCCATAACGCCCGCATTACTGGTGAATGCGTTATCGGCCAGGGGGCGATTATCGACGGCAATGCGCTGGTGGATAGTTCACAGGTCACCCATCACGCCCACATCGGCGACCAGGTTGCGGTACGCGCCAGTCAGGTCAGCGGTCAATGCCAGATCGGTGACGTCGCCCGGGTCAGCGACAGCCAGGTCATCGCCCGCCGCGGGCTGACGGCGGAAAAACACCAGCAGCTACGTATTGCCGATCGCGCCAGCGTGCACGCTTCGCGCATTATGCATCAGGCGCAAATCATCGACAGCGCGCTGGTCAGCTACGCCTTTATTGAACACCGGGCCTGCGTAAGCGGTCATGCGGTGATAGAGGGTAACGAAGAGAATGATGTCTGGCTGTGCGATCAGGCCTGGGTAGGAGAGCGGGCACGCATCCTGGCCGGGCGCGGCGAAGGTCAGAGTCCGACCCTGCGTTACAGCTCCCGGGTCGGCGGCAATGCGCAGATCGTGGGCGAATGCCTGCTTAAACATCGGGTGCGGGTGGAAGGCGATGCGGTGCTCACTGGCGGGCCGCTACAGCTTGACGATCGCGTTAGCATCGACGGCCACGCCCGGGTGACGGGTAATGTGCTGATCGAGCATCGGGTTCGCCTGACGGATGAGGTTAGCGTCGAAGCCTGGGACGATGAAACCATCCATATTCACGGCGACAAAACCCTGGCAGGCAGTCAGCATATTACCCGGATGCCGTATTACGGGGTTCCCGGGTAACGTACCAGTCTAAATTTTTTGCTGGTTAACACGCGCCGAGAGCGCCTGATGGCTCTCCACCCGCTCGCTGTATCTGTCAGCAAGGTAATGGGTCTGCCCTTTCAGAAGCAGCGTTATCTTGAACAACTCTTCGGCAACGTCCACGATGCGATCGTACCAGGAGGAAGGCTTCATGCGCCCGTTGTCATCAAATTCCTGCCAGGCTTTCGCCACCGATGACTGATTAGGAATCGTGAACATCCGCATCCAGCGCCCCAGAATGCGCATCTGGTTTACGGCGTTGAAGGACTGTGAACCGCCGCAGACCTGCATCACGGCCAGCGTTTTACCCTGAGACGGTCGCACGGCCCCTTCGCTTAATGAAATCCAGTCGATCTGGGCCTTCATTATTGCACTCATCGCACCATGTCGCTCCGGCGAGCTCCAGATCATGCCGTCACACCACCTTACCCGCTCACGTAGTTCAACCACTTTCGGATGCGTTTCCGGCGCATCGTCAGGCAAAGGCAGACCTGAGGGATTAAACATTTTGACCTCTGCGCCCATCGCGCTGAGCAGGCGCCCTGCTTCTTCGGCGGCAAAACGGCTGTACGAACGTTCCCGTACCGAGCCATAAAGGATCAGAATACGCGGCGGTTCTGGTTGCTGTAATTTTTCAGCGATCTGCCTGTCGAAACAGTCCGCGTTCAGGGCCGGAAATGATTCCACTTTTATGCCTCCTTAAAAGCACCTGGCGATTTCAATATCAACACATATGTTTTATCGTATATGTATTCTACGTTCACCGGGAACTCAAATGCTACAACCCGTTCAGCTTTTCAAAATTCTGTCGGACGATACCCGGCTGGCTATCGTGATGCTTCTGCGCGAATCGGGAGAACTGTGCGTCTGCGAACTCTGCGGGGCTATCTCTGCTTCACAACCTAAGATATCCCGCCATATGGCGATATTACGCGAGTCGGAACTGGTTCTGGATCGCCGGGAAGGGAAATGGATCTACTATCGCCTTTCGCCACATATGCCAGCCTGGGCCGCCGAGACGATAACAACCACCTGGCTGTGTCTGCGGGACGATGTCCGCGACCGGCTGGCCAAATCGGCGGCGACCCTCTGCTAGCCGGTACGGATACACATTCTAAAAAACATATATTATGGAGTCTTAAATGTTACTGGCCGGGAGTCTTTTTCTACTGACGCTGATTCTGGTTATCTGGCAACCCAAAGGACTGAGCATTGGCTGGAGCGCGAGCATTGGCGCGATCCTCGCCCTGATGAGCGGCGTTATCCATATTGATGATATTCCGGTGGTCTGGCATATCGTCTGGAACGCCACGGCAACCTTTATCGCCGTCATCATTATCAGCTTGCTGCTTGATGAATCCGGTTTTTTTGAATGGGCTGCCCTGCATGTTTCGCGCTGGGGCAACGGGCGTGGGCGTCTGTTGTTTAGCTGGATTGTGTTACTTGGCGCCGCCGTCGCAGCCCTGTTTGCCAACGACGGCGCTGCCCTGATACTGACGCCGATCGTGATTGCTATGTTGCTGGCGCTGGGATTCAGCAGAGGAGCCACCCTTGCCTTCGTGATGGCGGCGGGGTTTATTGCCGACACGGCCAGTCTGCCGCTTATCGTCTCTAATCTTGTGAATATTGTCTCTGCTGACTTCTTCCGGCTTGGCTTTGCGCAATACGCATCGGTCATGATCCCGGTCACTATCGCCACTATTGCAGCCACACTCGGCATGCTGCATCTCTTCTTTCGCAAAGATATCCCGGTAACCTACGACGTGACGCTGCTGAAAGTCCCGGCCAGCGCCATTAAAGATCCTGCCACCTTTAAGACAGGCTGGGTTGTTCTGGTACTGTTGCTTGTGGGTTTCTTTGTGCTGGAGCCCATGGGGATTCCGGTCAGCGCCATTGCGGCAACGGGGGCCGCCATTTTGCTTGCCGTTGCCCAAAAGGGCCATGCCATCAATACCCGAAAAGTATTGCGGGGAGCACCCTGGCAGATCGTCATATTCTCACTGGGAATGTATCTGGTGGTCTACGGCCTGAGAAATGCAGGACTGACGGAATATCTTTCCGGCGTATTGAATATGCTGGCCGATAAAGGCTTGCTGGCGGCCACCTTTGGCACCGGCTTCCTGACCGCATTTCTCTCGTCAGTCATGAATAATATGCCAACGGTACTGGTGGGGGCATTGTCGATAGACGCCAGCGCGGCTTCAGGCGTAATTAAAGAGGCAATGATCTATGCCAATATCATCGGCTGCGATCTGGGTCCTAAAATTACCCCAATTGGCAGTCTGGCAACGCTGTTATGGCTGCATGTCCTGTCACAGAAAAATATGACCATCACCTGGGGATACTACTTCCGCACCGGCATTATCATGACTCTGCCGGTGCTATTTATCGCCTTAGCTACGCTGGCTCTGCGACTATCAGTGACGCTGTTTTGGTAAAAGGTGGCGAATCAGTCCGACTGAGCCGTGTCGATAATCCGCCCGTAGATATTTTGATCGTGGAACTGGCCGTTAAGGTATTCGGCCTGTTTCATGCAGCCTTCCAGGGTAAAACCGTTACGCAACGCCACCGCATTGCTGGCTTCATTGTTGACGCTGCAGCGAATAGCAAAGCGTCGCACCATGCCTTCCCCGGAATATTTTTTCATCATCGCCTGTAGCGCCCTGGAGATAATCCCCTGCCCCTGGTGCCCCTGGTCCAGCCAGTAGCCAATATAGGCCGCCTTATTGGTAGGCTCTATCTGGTTAAAAGAGATGACGCCTACCAGCTCCTGTTCCAGCAGGATCATAAACATCTTGGCGTAATTGCGATGATGAAGCATATGGTTGCCGCGCAGGGTTTTCAGAGTATCTTCCTGGGCCGTTACGTACTGAGGCCAGTCCATCGCCTGCTGTAGCCACGCCTTATTGCGCTGTACCAGCTCAAAAACCGGTGTCACAAAGGTTTCATTCACCGAATGCAGAATCAGCCCCTGCTCAACCTCAATCACCTCATCCTGCCAGTTATGCTTGTTCTGCTGCACGGTTATCTCCTTCATAAATCGGGGTTTACGCCTAACTTACTCCTGGAAAATACGGATGTAAAAGCGTTGTGGAACAGAAGGAGGGAATCAAATAAAAAAAGCCAGGCCATTAATCCGTATATGGCCTGGCATACATCACACCGGTTTGCCTCCCTGCCCCCTTACGGGTACTGCGTTGACCTGGCGGCCGACGCATCCTTGTGTTCTCCTTACCCCCAATTCGAAGGAGATCCACAAAACTTTCTTAGGACTGCGGTTCGCCGTAAAGCTCCGCCCGACGGCTGCGCAGGCTGTTAACCAGCACCGCCCCCACAATCACCACGCCGCCGATAAGCGCGTGCCCCGTTGGCGCCTGGCCCAGCACCAGCCAGATCCACAGCGGCGCCAGCGCGGTTTCCAGCAGCAGGAACAGACCGGCGTTTGCCGGGGAGACATAGCGGGTCGACAGCGTAATCAACCCCATGGCCAGCGGCATCACTAACGCCCCTTCCGCCAGCGCCCAACCCCACTGCGCGCTGTTCATCTGCATCAGCGTCTGCTGTACCGGACCACCGGCAAACACCCCCACCAGCAGCGCCGCCAGCAGCCCCCCTACCGACGGTAACGCCAGGGTTCCCCCCTCTACCCGGGAGGAATAAATAAAGGCCAGCGCCATTGAAACTGCGGTGCCGAGCGCAAACAGGTTCGCCAGCCCGTTTTCATGGCCGCCGCGGCCGCTCATCACAATCGCCACTCCGACCATCCCCACCAGCGCCGCCGTCAGCAGGCCGCGATCCAGTCTGGCGCCGAACAACACCCGGGAGATCAGCGCCGATACAAAGGGCGTGGCGGAGATAATCACCAGTACCGTCGCCACATTGCCCCGGTTCAGAGCGTTCACAAAACCGGCCGACGCCAGACAGAAAAAGAGCACCGACAGCAGATTGTCGCGGGTCGCCCAGGGGGCGCCCAGCGTAGAGCGCGAAGGCCGCCACATCAGCCAGACCAGCAGGCAGACCGCCCACATAAACGCGCCCCGCAGCAGCACGATGGCCCAGGAGTTATCAATCCCCATCATGCGAATAAATAGCGAGTCGGTACTCAACAATAACCCGCCCGCAATACCGATAAGATTGCCGTTACCCGTTAGCGTCCGTTTCATTAAACCTCCAGAAGTTGAGTCAACCGCCGGGAGACCTCCGGCGTGGTATCCACGGGGATAGTGCCATCGCCGCGCGCCCAGCAGGAAAGCCGCAGCGTTCCCACATCCGGGAAATAGCTGATGCTGTCGGCCTTCGCGCGCCGTAGCAGCCCTTCGTCCGGCACCGGCATTTTGATGCAGCAGAACGGCAAACCATCCGCGCTGACCGGATCCAGCCCGTAGCCTGCCGGTAGCGTCAGCGCCGAAGCGCATACCTGCGCCACGTTAAACGGCTGCCATTCCGGTCTGGCCAGGGTTTCCAGCGCCTCTTCCAGCGGGTGGCTGGAAGCGGTTGCCTCTTCGAACAGCCGCAGTTCGCTGCGTAGCAGCCGGCTGTGACTGCTGGCCCGTAGGGCGACGATCGCCAGCCCGGGGGTCAACGACGCATGCTTATGCAGCGGCGCAATAAAAATCTCGCTGTCGCGCACCAGTTCGGCGTGGCGCAGCGTGGCGAAACTGTGGGAAGCATCCACCATCCCCT
This window encodes:
- a CDS encoding DUF6024 family protein yields the protein MDASSLSPDLQRVYGEHFYKRAAMLRDRLRDELTCIYRLDDYDIFFVQSVRVGLVILNHLFHRQEVMLRLAPQHHYPPIARLFTGGGQCPPPPGELNIITHVHPGTGAVCSLKGCGGKGMVDASHSFATLRHAELVRDSEIFIAPLHKHASLTPGLAIVALRASSHSRLLRSELRLFEEATASSHPLEEALETLARPEWQPFNVAQVCASALTLPAGYGLDPVSADGLPFCCIKMPVPDEGLLRRAKADSISYFPDVGTLRLSCWARGDGTIPVDTTPEVSRRLTQLLEV